The DNA region GACTGGACCACCACCTCGGGCTCGGGCACTACGAGGTTGCCTAGCTCGGTGAGGATTCGCATGGTCTCGCTGAGGCCGCGATACCCGCCCCTGGGGCCGGTCGTGGCGGACATCACCGCGACCGGCTTTCCGGTGAGCGCTCCGGCTCCGTGGGGCCGGGAGGCCCAGTCGACGGCGTTCTTGAGCACCGCCGGAACGGAGTGGTTGTACTCGGGCGTGGCGATGACCACCCCGTCCGCTGCCCGGATCGCGTCGCACATGCTCCTGACGGGCGGCGGCGCCGCGGGAAACTCGTCGTCCTCGTTGAACATGGGGAGCGCGCCCAGGCCCTCGAAGAGGCGCAGGCGCATCCCCGCAGGGGCCAACGACGGCAGCACACCCAGCAGTCGGGTGTTGAAGGAGTCCCTGCGCAGCGATCCGGAGATCGCCAGTACGTCGAACATCTCCGACCTCCCCTCAGCCGGGTTCACTGCGTTCGTCGGGCGTCGTAACGGAGGGGGGTGATCTGCTGGATGTCGTACTTCTCCCGCAGGTGCATCACGGCCTCCTCCTCGGGGGCGCCGCGGCTGCCGAGAATCTCCAGCAGCTCCTCGAAGTAGCGCTCGTGATCAGGCGGCG from Streptomyces marispadix includes:
- a CDS encoding NADPH-dependent FMN reductase; its protein translation is MFDVLAISGSLRRDSFNTRLLGVLPSLAPAGMRLRLFEGLGALPMFNEDDEFPAAPPPVRSMCDAIRAADGVVIATPEYNHSVPAVLKNAVDWASRPHGAGALTGKPVAVMSATTGPRGGYRGLSETMRILTELGNLVVPEPEVVVQSARSNLVVGPDGGPQLLDGTAATLLRIQLEALADLIASGAAEVALRAAHRHRAAVLSALDIPHDGGPTAGSIEQRGATAAR